A portion of the Lolium rigidum isolate FL_2022 chromosome 1, APGP_CSIRO_Lrig_0.1, whole genome shotgun sequence genome contains these proteins:
- the LOC124682777 gene encoding uncharacterized protein LOC124682777 → MAKPSFPLHASPYITRPPFPSLYSPPTRARNQAKPSILPSKQSQRACKKASATPQLLQRNQSVMDKVLAFSILSASPADIAPGSDATGGSWARLSWRGMKLQDAQAGHQAGQTAEAEQLGRKGKSQSQLPPQEETRRPRFAPEFDGIDCFETIVWR, encoded by the coding sequence ATGGCCAAACCTTCCTTTCCCCTTCATGCTTCGCCGTATATAACCCGGCCTCCCTTCCCCTCCCTCTATTCACCGCCAACGCGAGCAAGAAATCAAGCAAAGCCATCGATTCTTCCAAGCAAGCAAAGTCAGAGAGCGTGCAAGAAAGCGTCGGCTACACCGCAGTTGTTGCAGAGGAATCAATCGGTCATGGACAAGGTGCTGGCCTTCTCCATCCTGAGCGCCTCACCGGCCGACATCGCCCCCGGCTCcgacgccaccggcggcagctggGCCCGGCTGTCGTGGCGGGGCATGAAGCTGCAGGACGCCCAGGCGGGGCACCAAGCCGGTCAGACGGCGGAGGCAGAGCAGCTGGGCAGAAAGGGGAAATCACAGTCGCAGCTTCCgccgcaagaggagacgaggcgGCCGCGGTTCGCGCCGGAGTTCGACGGGATCGACTGCTTCGAGACCATCGTATGGCGCTAG